Proteins from a single region of Thermococcus sp. EP1:
- a CDS encoding MBL fold metallo-hydrolase: protein MALSFNPIWFDSLGAKSSCVLVRTSDVSILIDPGIAIMQPSFPASEEEKIEWLIEGEKAIKRASERADIVVITHYHYDHYFPNDLDVYEGKLLLVKDPNEYINDSQRERAEYFYSNLYKYFGDLKLEDIWGKSESKEYPNPLEELPIAFSKDFGDYNTRRKQLLEKGLKWFKNRVNKWNRNPRIPEMGFENFKVIFADGRTFQFGDTKIRFTRPLFHGIEFSRVGWVISVVIECKEEKFIHSSDLNGPIIEDYADWIAKENPDILVLDGPMTYMLGYLLNKINLRRTIENAVKIVKEIDAEVIIYDHHLPRERHFREHTKEVWEAAEKGGKAVLTAAEFLGRKPKVLEIG, encoded by the coding sequence ATGGCACTCTCATTTAACCCCATTTGGTTTGATTCATTAGGTGCTAAAAGCTCATGTGTCTTGGTTAGGACTTCTGATGTCTCGATCTTAATAGATCCTGGAATTGCTATTATGCAACCGAGTTTTCCAGCGAGTGAAGAAGAGAAAATCGAATGGCTTATTGAGGGTGAGAAGGCAATAAAGAGAGCCAGTGAAAGGGCAGATATTGTTGTTATCACACACTATCACTATGATCACTACTTTCCAAATGATTTAGACGTATATGAAGGCAAACTTCTCCTAGTTAAGGATCCAAATGAGTATATAAACGATTCCCAGAGAGAACGGGCTGAGTATTTCTACTCTAATCTCTACAAGTACTTTGGAGATCTAAAATTGGAGGACATTTGGGGAAAATCAGAATCAAAGGAGTATCCAAATCCGTTAGAGGAGTTACCAATTGCATTTTCTAAAGACTTTGGTGATTACAATACGCGGAGGAAACAACTCCTTGAAAAAGGTCTCAAATGGTTCAAAAATAGGGTTAATAAGTGGAATCGGAATCCCAGAATCCCTGAGATGGGCTTCGAGAATTTCAAAGTCATATTTGCCGATGGAAGGACATTCCAATTTGGAGACACGAAAATTAGATTTACAAGGCCTCTCTTTCATGGAATAGAGTTTTCAAGAGTGGGGTGGGTGATCTCAGTAGTGATTGAATGCAAAGAAGAAAAATTTATCCATTCAAGTGATTTGAATGGGCCAATAATAGAGGATTATGCAGACTGGATAGCCAAGGAAAATCCAGATATTCTTGTTTTGGATGGCCCCATGACATACATGCTCGGCTATCTCCTTAATAAAATCAACTTAAGAAGAACGATTGAAAATGCAGTAAAAATTGTAAAGGAGATAGATGCGGAAGTCATTATCTATGATCATCACTTACCAAGAGAGCGCCACTTTAGGGAACACACAAAAGAAGTGTGGGAAGCAGCAGAAAAGGGTGGTAAGGCAGTCTTAACTGCTGCAGAGTTTTTAGGAAGGAAGCCAAAGGTTTTAGAAATCGGATGA
- the nth gene encoding endonuclease III: MMGAKNSHSFTFEESWNEKKRRAHEIVKRLMNHHQREKLLIGDPYKTLIHCIISQRMRDEVTYKVWKMLFEKYKNIRTIAKISPEEMQDFLRKNGVGLWKAKGEWIVKSSQIILEKYGGKVPDKIEELMKLPGIGRKCANIVLAYGFGQQTIPVDTHVNRISKRLGLAPPKIAPEKVEEYLKELIPERLWIYVNHAMVDHGKSICRPIKPKCSECFLQDLCPYNKGLIKKEDIK, translated from the coding sequence ATGATGGGGGCAAAAAACTCACACTCATTCACCTTTGAAGAAAGTTGGAATGAGAAGAAGAGAAGAGCTCATGAAATCGTAAAACGATTGATGAACCATCACCAAAGGGAAAAACTTCTAATTGGAGACCCTTATAAAACTCTTATTCATTGTATAATCTCTCAAAGAATGAGAGATGAAGTCACGTATAAAGTGTGGAAAATGTTATTTGAAAAATACAAAAACATTAGAACCATTGCTAAAATATCCCCTGAGGAAATGCAAGACTTCTTGCGAAAAAATGGAGTAGGGCTTTGGAAAGCCAAGGGAGAGTGGATAGTTAAAAGTTCCCAGATAATCCTAGAGAAATATGGAGGTAAAGTTCCTGATAAAATTGAGGAACTTATGAAGCTCCCTGGAATTGGAAGAAAATGTGCAAACATCGTTCTGGCATATGGATTTGGACAACAGACGATCCCTGTTGACACTCATGTGAATAGAATAAGCAAACGTCTAGGCCTCGCACCTCCAAAAATCGCACCTGAGAAGGTCGAAGAATATTTAAAGGAATTAATCCCTGAGAGGCTATGGATATACGTAAACCATGCGATGGTAGACCATGGAAAAAGTATTTGTAGGCCCATAAAACCCAAATGCAGTGAATGCTTTTTACAAGATCTTTGTCCATACAATAAGGGACTCATAAAAAAAGAAGATATAAAATAG
- a CDS encoding sugar phosphate isomerase/epimerase, with protein sequence MKKVIGVSTQALYDRSLSLALYKIRQLKVNFVEIVNEGYHALNKHNYKTHAEFLEEARLKSVIHAPFSDINIGSLNEKIRRASLELLFETLKIAHYMGSMLVVIHPAHHSPLSGRFPKAYEKIQKRSLEEIDKVAQKVGIKVALENMPSFWILDGQTPERIKELIEGTDIFVTFDIGHLNTVNGEFTEFIKLLKDRIIYAHLSDNDGVHDSHLALGEGNVPWKDVIRQTPNVPMSLEVKSFDGVLKSLEFLDVMINAV encoded by the coding sequence GTGAAAAAAGTGATAGGAGTATCAACACAAGCATTATACGACAGGAGCCTCAGTCTAGCTCTTTACAAAATAAGGCAACTTAAAGTCAACTTTGTCGAAATAGTGAATGAAGGATATCACGCACTAAATAAACACAATTACAAAACTCATGCAGAGTTCTTAGAAGAGGCCAGATTAAAAAGCGTAATTCATGCACCATTTAGTGACATAAACATTGGATCATTAAATGAAAAGATAAGAAGAGCATCGCTAGAACTTCTCTTTGAAACTCTTAAAATTGCGCACTATATGGGCTCCATGCTAGTTGTGATTCATCCAGCACATCATTCTCCTCTGAGTGGTCGCTTCCCAAAAGCATATGAAAAGATCCAGAAACGCTCACTAGAGGAAATTGACAAAGTAGCTCAAAAAGTGGGGATAAAAGTGGCCCTAGAAAATATGCCTTCTTTTTGGATTCTAGATGGCCAAACTCCAGAACGTATTAAAGAACTGATAGAAGGAACCGACATATTTGTCACTTTTGACATCGGCCACTTAAATACAGTTAATGGAGAGTTCACGGAATTTATCAAACTCTTAAAAGACAGAATTATCTATGCGCATTTAAGTGACAATGATGGAGTGCATGACTCTCATCTAGCTCTCGGAGAAGGCAATGTACCCTGGAAAGACGTGATCAGACAAACCCCCAATGTTCCAATGTCACTAGAAGTAAAAAGCTTTGACGGAGTCCTTAAAAGCCTTGAATTTTTGGATGTCATGATAAACGCTGTTTGA
- a CDS encoding MFS transporter: MRKALYVILIAGFFAILGSTMSKSPTLPLYAQSLGLSKGEIGIIAAASTITGIFVNFASGLLSDIYGRKRLLKISGFVFFSAPLLYFLADDAVTLALVRAYYGIATAIFVPVSLALISDIYPERKGTFMGILSSATLVGRAIAPLLAGTLIYLAGFWIVFISCSIFGLITFALTFGLPKAEGRMRKFEFSFSSTLLLLGLLDAAVYMAYQSIETFLPLFYFLEDKAWLSGLILTIEISIMAIVKPYAGYLSDKIGRIKPIIVGMGMVSVAMLIFAFSGSLPLIIGGAILFSLGASVSEASTKPLATEISKLRGTALGFLESIKDIGQALGPIIVGFLGFKVGFAFVGIFGMVALVVFITAFKGMKWG; the protein is encoded by the coding sequence ATGAGGAAGGCACTTTATGTAATCTTAATCGCAGGATTTTTTGCTATACTTGGCTCAACCATGAGTAAATCGCCTACCTTGCCTCTATATGCTCAGAGTTTGGGGTTGAGTAAAGGGGAAATTGGAATTATTGCCGCTGCATCTACGATAACAGGTATTTTTGTAAACTTTGCCTCTGGTCTTCTAAGTGACATCTATGGAAGAAAGAGATTACTTAAAATAAGTGGTTTTGTCTTCTTCTCAGCCCCGCTTTTGTATTTTCTTGCAGATGATGCTGTAACCCTAGCTCTGGTAAGGGCATACTATGGGATAGCAACTGCAATTTTTGTCCCGGTTTCTCTTGCATTAATAAGTGATATCTATCCTGAGAGGAAGGGCACTTTTATGGGAATTTTGAGCTCTGCGACGTTAGTGGGAAGAGCTATAGCCCCTCTACTGGCGGGAACTTTGATATACCTCGCTGGCTTTTGGATTGTCTTTATTTCATGCTCCATTTTTGGTCTCATAACATTTGCATTGACCTTTGGACTCCCTAAAGCGGAAGGAAGAATGAGAAAGTTTGAGTTTTCATTTAGCTCTACTCTGTTATTGCTAGGTTTATTGGATGCAGCAGTTTACATGGCTTATCAAAGTATTGAAACCTTTTTGCCACTATTTTACTTCTTGGAAGACAAAGCTTGGCTCTCTGGGTTGATTCTTACAATTGAAATCTCTATAATGGCCATTGTGAAACCTTATGCGGGGTATTTGAGTGATAAAATTGGGAGAATAAAACCAATAATTGTAGGAATGGGGATGGTGAGCGTTGCAATGTTGATATTTGCTTTTTCAGGCTCTTTACCATTAATAATTGGGGGAGCTATTTTATTCTCTCTTGGAGCTTCGGTGAGTGAAGCCTCTACAAAACCCTTGGCAACGGAGATTTCAAAACTTAGAGGTACAGCCTTAGGTTTTCTGGAGAGTATAAAGGATATAGGACAGGCATTGGGCCCTATAATAGTAGGATTTCTTGGTTTTAAAGTGGGGTTTGCTTTTGTTGGTATTTTTGGAATGGTGGCATTAGTGGTATTTATAACGGCTTTCAAGGGTATGAAGTGGGGATGA
- a CDS encoding M48 family metallopeptidase — translation MPEINLNGKRIQYEVNVRRVRYVRIYVTPEGKLWIVSPTKKVEQFLKEKENWILSKLQKIEEAKQLSGFPYLGKLYQIRRGEKFEIFDEIISLPKGKNLESILRKELKSLIVPMIHEKAEYMKVKPKKIFIRKQKTRWGSCSPKGNLNFNLAMLALPMELMDYLVTHEVAHLIEMNHSKRFWELVGQFHPDWRRKRKELKNWWIIIHNNPIWKQILEGEK, via the coding sequence ATGCCAGAAATAAATCTTAATGGAAAGAGAATACAATATGAAGTTAACGTGAGAAGGGTACGATACGTGAGAATTTACGTGACTCCAGAAGGAAAACTTTGGATAGTGTCTCCTACGAAAAAAGTTGAGCAATTTTTAAAAGAAAAAGAAAACTGGATTCTCTCGAAACTTCAAAAGATTGAAGAGGCAAAACAACTTTCAGGTTTTCCTTATCTTGGAAAATTGTATCAAATTAGAAGGGGAGAAAAATTCGAGATTTTTGATGAGATCATCAGCCTCCCCAAAGGGAAAAACCTAGAGAGCATATTGAGAAAAGAGCTTAAGAGCCTAATAGTCCCAATGATTCATGAAAAAGCAGAATATATGAAAGTCAAACCCAAAAAGATCTTCATCCGTAAACAAAAGACAAGATGGGGGAGCTGTTCCCCAAAAGGAAATCTGAACTTTAATCTAGCCATGCTCGCTTTACCCATGGAACTCATGGATTACCTTGTAACCCACGAAGTCGCTCATTTGATAGAGATGAACCACTCAAAGAGATTTTGGGAGTTAGTTGGCCAGTTCCATCCAGATTGGAGAAGAAAAAGAAAAGAACTTAAGAATTGGTGGATAATAATCCACAACAATCCAATCTGGAAACAAATTCTGGAGGGAGAAAAATGA
- a CDS encoding ATPase, producing MKVVLKPLFDAPLTPDFIEVIRAKLIGKEIKEGDTVEIELLGKALQFKVMYSEPKLIKVNKNTKIELTEEEIFSLTLDFEKEIRDVLLFEKRIVILLENEVLILNQKGHKIFNQRFDNLKEAKILGEIIAVIHDGGKKLTLIHL from the coding sequence ATGAAAGTTGTATTAAAGCCGCTTTTTGATGCTCCTTTAACACCTGATTTTATAGAGGTCATAAGAGCAAAACTTATAGGAAAAGAAATTAAAGAAGGAGATACTGTAGAGATAGAACTTTTGGGAAAGGCCCTTCAATTTAAGGTAATGTACAGTGAACCAAAACTCATAAAGGTAAACAAAAACACGAAAATAGAGCTTACTGAGGAGGAAATATTTAGCCTAACGTTGGATTTTGAAAAAGAGATTAGAGACGTGCTTCTCTTTGAAAAAAGAATCGTGATACTTCTTGAAAATGAAGTTCTGATTTTAAACCAAAAAGGACACAAGATTTTTAACCAACGGTTCGACAATCTCAAAGAGGCCAAGATCTTAGGTGAAATTATAGCGGTGATTCATGATGGGGGCAAAAAACTCACACTCATTCACCTTTGA
- a CDS encoding ester cyclase — translation MTAEKERIIQQLVDELWNKGDVSLADRFYAPNFINHDPGNPEVTNLETFKQWVLFLHKVFPDFHVTIEDTIAEDDKIVKRWTVTGTQKDTFMGIPPTGNGITLKGIAIYRFEEDKIAELWWGYDVFGMLQQLGAFPPKE, via the coding sequence ATGACGGCAGAAAAAGAAAGGATTATCCAACAGTTAGTAGACGAGCTCTGGAACAAGGGAGATGTCAGTCTAGCAGACAGGTTTTACGCACCCAATTTCATAAATCACGATCCTGGCAACCCTGAGGTTACAAATCTCGAAACCTTTAAACAATGGGTGCTCTTTTTACATAAAGTATTTCCAGATTTTCACGTAACTATTGAAGATACTATTGCCGAAGATGATAAAATAGTAAAGCGCTGGACAGTTACTGGAACACAAAAAGATACGTTTATGGGAATCCCGCCAACCGGAAATGGAATAACCCTCAAGGGAATCGCTATATATCGGTTTGAAGAGGACAAAATTGCAGAGTTGTGGTGGGGTTACGATGTATTTGGCATGCTACAGCAACTTGGCGCATTTCCTCCAAAAGAATAG
- a CDS encoding ABC transporter permease — protein MRAFTTMIYRQAKRFFRARSRVMGMIINPLIWLIFFGLGWSKVFDNPMARTIFGGVDYLTFLAPGIFAMTIFNQSFVSGVSVIWDKQFGFLKEILVAPASRKEAIVGRLTGDSLLTTVQGLIILLLTFLLAENLKLSGVLPALVMGFLLAIAFSGFGTTLALKMESLEGFQMIMMVLMMPLTFLSGAIYPIETMPGWMKALAYINPLTYAVDGARYYLVGSNVTRFSITTDWIVLGLLALVFLSFAMLEFEKATID, from the coding sequence ATGAGAGCGTTCACTACTATGATTTACAGGCAGGCGAAGCGTTTCTTTAGAGCGAGATCCAGAGTTATGGGGATGATAATCAACCCTCTTATATGGTTGATTTTCTTCGGTCTTGGTTGGAGCAAGGTTTTCGACAATCCTATGGCTAGGACGATATTTGGGGGTGTGGATTACTTAACTTTCCTGGCTCCAGGTATATTTGCCATGACTATATTTAATCAGAGTTTTGTAAGTGGGGTTAGTGTTATATGGGATAAGCAGTTTGGCTTTCTTAAGGAAATTTTGGTAGCACCAGCATCAAGAAAGGAGGCTATTGTTGGGAGACTAACTGGAGATTCTCTCCTTACGACAGTTCAGGGCCTCATAATACTACTCTTAACGTTTCTTTTAGCAGAAAATCTTAAACTTTCTGGGGTTTTGCCTGCTCTTGTGATGGGATTCCTTTTAGCAATAGCATTCTCGGGCTTTGGAACAACCCTAGCGCTTAAAATGGAGAGTCTGGAAGGATTTCAGATGATAATGATGGTTCTCATGATGCCACTCACTTTCCTTAGTGGTGCAATATACCCCATAGAGACTATGCCTGGCTGGATGAAAGCTTTGGCATATATAAATCCACTAACTTATGCGGTTGATGGGGCCCGCTATTATCTGGTAGGATCTAATGTCACGAGATTCTCTATAACGACTGATTGGATAGTTTTGGGATTACTTGCGTTGGTATTCCTCAGTTTCGCAATGTTAGAGTTTGAAAAGGCGACTATTGATTGA
- a CDS encoding TIGR00266 family protein — MRYEIIQRPSFSLVEIELEDGEAIKAEPGAMVHMSPSIKIETKTGGIFKALKRSMLGGESIFINTFRAEGEKGTIGLAPPYMGDIEALELRGTMYAQSGAFLASSETIEIDTKFGGAKTFFSREGLFLLKLSGEGPVFLSSFGAIYKKELRNESFIIDTGHLVAFTEGLDFRVRRVGGIKSTIFGGEGLVAEFYGTGTLYIQTRSIDSFLDWLIPFLPRARE, encoded by the coding sequence ATGAGATATGAAATTATTCAAAGACCAAGCTTTAGCTTGGTCGAAATAGAACTTGAAGATGGGGAGGCCATAAAAGCCGAGCCCGGTGCAATGGTCCACATGAGCCCGAGTATAAAAATAGAAACAAAAACTGGAGGCATCTTTAAGGCCTTAAAGCGCTCAATGCTAGGAGGAGAGAGTATATTCATAAACACTTTTAGGGCAGAAGGAGAAAAAGGCACTATAGGCCTTGCCCCACCATATATGGGCGATATTGAGGCACTAGAGCTTAGAGGAACAATGTATGCTCAAAGTGGGGCATTTTTAGCAAGTTCCGAAACCATAGAAATAGACACTAAGTTTGGTGGTGCAAAGACATTCTTCTCAAGAGAAGGTCTGTTCCTATTAAAACTAAGCGGAGAAGGCCCAGTATTTCTGTCCAGTTTTGGAGCAATCTACAAGAAAGAACTTCGAAACGAGAGTTTTATTATAGACACTGGGCATTTAGTTGCATTTACAGAAGGGCTTGACTTTAGAGTAAGAAGAGTTGGAGGAATTAAGAGCACAATTTTTGGTGGAGAAGGTCTTGTTGCTGAATTCTATGGTACTGGTACTTTGTACATACAAACAAGGAGCATAGACAGCTTTTTAGATTGGTTGATACCATTTTTGCCAAGAGCTAGAGAGTGA
- a CDS encoding acetate--CoA ligase family protein → MKEEALKIIKEVLAQGRKSLVEYEAKQVLKAYGLPLPEEKLAKTVDEAIKYANEIGYPVVMKLMSPQILHKSDAKVVMLKIKNDEELKQKWEEIHENAKKYRPDAEILGVLIAPMLKPGREIIIGVTEDPQFGHAIMFGLGGIFVEILKDVTFRIIPIEEKDAWTMIKSINGYPILAGARGEPPADMKAIVDMMLKVSELVDDLKDYIKEMDLNPIFVYPEGEGVVIVDARIILK, encoded by the coding sequence ATGAAAGAAGAAGCATTAAAGATAATTAAAGAGGTTTTGGCTCAAGGTAGGAAATCTTTAGTTGAATACGAAGCAAAACAAGTTTTAAAGGCTTATGGCTTGCCCCTTCCAGAAGAGAAACTAGCAAAAACTGTGGATGAGGCCATAAAATATGCTAACGAAATTGGCTATCCAGTAGTTATGAAGCTAATGTCACCCCAAATCCTTCACAAAAGTGACGCAAAAGTTGTTATGCTCAAAATAAAGAACGATGAAGAACTTAAACAAAAGTGGGAAGAAATCCATGAAAATGCCAAGAAATACAGACCAGATGCAGAAATTCTCGGTGTCTTAATAGCCCCAATGCTCAAACCAGGAAGGGAGATTATCATTGGTGTTACCGAAGACCCACAGTTTGGACATGCAATAATGTTTGGTCTTGGTGGAATTTTCGTAGAAATTCTCAAGGATGTCACATTCAGGATAATCCCAATTGAAGAGAAAGACGCTTGGACAATGATAAAAAGTATTAACGGATACCCAATTCTAGCAGGTGCAAGAGGGGAACCACCAGCCGACATGAAAGCAATTGTTGACATGATGCTAAAAGTCTCAGAGCTTGTTGACGATCTTAAGGACTACATCAAGGAAATGGACCTTAACCCAATTTTTGTTTACCCTGAAGGAGAAGGTGTGGTCATAGTAGATGCAAGAATTATCTTGAAGTAA
- a CDS encoding ATP-binding cassette domain-containing protein: MYAIEVENLVKRYGNFEAVRGISFKVKRGEIFAFLGPNGAGKTTTVHVLTTLLRLTSGKAIVAGHDVVKEPIEVRKKIGIVFQDPSLDRELTAYENMYIHGRIYGLDGNELKEKIERLLRFVELWDFRDKPVKTFSGGMQRRLEIARSLLHEPEILFLDEPTIGLDPQTRTHIWGYIKAMKEEHNMTIFLTTHYMDEAEQLADRIAIIDHGKIIAEGTAEGLKKLVGNDVISLKLEAPERLKCLKSDFIKGCKLLSDNRVHLEVENAAEALPKLFLLAQKEGVKILEVTYHRPTLNDVFLHLTGREIREERGESTLKMIARMRLRR, translated from the coding sequence ATGTATGCAATTGAAGTTGAAAACTTAGTTAAAAGGTATGGTAATTTTGAGGCCGTTAGAGGGATCTCTTTTAAAGTAAAGAGAGGAGAGATATTTGCATTTTTAGGCCCTAATGGAGCAGGTAAAACCACTACTGTTCATGTGCTTACGACACTTCTTAGGTTAACTTCAGGAAAAGCTATTGTGGCTGGTCATGATGTCGTTAAGGAACCAATAGAAGTAAGAAAAAAGATAGGAATAGTTTTTCAGGATCCTAGCTTGGATAGGGAGCTGACGGCATATGAGAACATGTACATTCATGGAAGAATTTATGGGCTGGATGGAAATGAACTAAAAGAAAAAATAGAAAGGCTTCTAAGATTTGTAGAGCTTTGGGATTTCAGGGATAAACCTGTAAAGACATTTAGTGGTGGTATGCAGAGAAGACTTGAAATAGCACGTTCACTTCTTCATGAACCCGAAATTCTCTTCTTGGATGAACCTACAATAGGCCTTGACCCTCAGACGAGGACTCATATATGGGGGTACATTAAAGCAATGAAAGAAGAGCATAACATGACTATTTTCTTGACAACACATTATATGGATGAGGCCGAGCAACTTGCTGATAGAATCGCGATAATTGATCATGGAAAAATAATTGCGGAGGGAACAGCGGAAGGGCTGAAGAAGCTGGTGGGCAATGATGTAATATCTCTCAAACTTGAGGCTCCAGAAAGACTCAAGTGTCTCAAATCTGATTTCATTAAAGGTTGCAAGCTCCTTAGTGATAATAGAGTCCATTTAGAGGTTGAAAATGCTGCAGAAGCCCTTCCAAAACTCTTTCTCCTTGCTCAAAAAGAAGGAGTCAAAATATTAGAGGTTACTTATCACAGGCCTACACTCAATGATGTTTTCTTGCACTTGACAGGGAGAGAGATAAGGGAGGAACGTGGGGAAAGTACACTCAAAATGATAGCTCGTATGAGACTGAGGAGGTGA
- a CDS encoding acetate--CoA ligase family protein: MKSPKIIEELKPFFEPNAVAIIGATDKKGKVGNVIFENFKKNKEQGIFKGKIYPVNPKLDEIEGYKVYKGVKELPEDTDLAVISIPAPFVPQTMKEIADKGIKSVIIITGGFGELGEEGKKMEEEILQIARENGIRVIGPNCVGVYVPDTGVDTVFLPEQKMDRPKSGSIAFVSQSGAFAAAMLDWAALAGIGIGKMVSYGNKLDVDDADLMDYFIHDESIKVVTFYIEGVKEGRKFIEAAKRITKVKPVIALKSGRTEYGAKAASSHTGSLAGADTIYDAVFKQTGILRAEDFEHMFDVAKAFAKCKLPKGDRIGIITDGGGAGVMASDAVAKFGLKMAELSEETIKYLKEHFPPHAVAGNPTDVVGDTDAQRYKYAIEAFVNDPNVDAIVIIVLFQVPLLNEEEIIEILADYAKKSEKPIVAVAMGGKKTEYYAKILEDKGVPVYPTPERGVRAIAGLVQYAKYLEKLNEE; this comes from the coding sequence ATGAAAAGCCCAAAAATCATCGAAGAACTTAAACCCTTCTTCGAACCCAATGCTGTTGCTATCATAGGGGCAACAGATAAAAAAGGAAAGGTTGGAAACGTCATTTTTGAAAACTTTAAGAAAAACAAAGAGCAAGGAATTTTTAAAGGAAAGATATATCCAGTGAATCCCAAGCTGGACGAGATCGAGGGGTACAAGGTTTACAAAGGTGTGAAAGAGCTCCCAGAGGATACAGACTTGGCGGTAATATCCATACCAGCCCCATTTGTCCCACAAACCATGAAAGAAATTGCCGACAAGGGAATAAAGTCTGTGATAATCATTACGGGCGGTTTTGGGGAACTTGGAGAAGAAGGAAAGAAAATGGAAGAAGAAATCCTCCAGATAGCAAGAGAAAATGGTATAAGAGTTATAGGGCCCAATTGTGTTGGTGTGTACGTCCCAGATACTGGAGTTGACACAGTTTTTCTCCCAGAGCAAAAAATGGATAGGCCAAAAAGCGGTTCAATTGCATTTGTTTCTCAAAGTGGAGCCTTTGCTGCAGCAATGCTTGACTGGGCGGCCTTAGCAGGAATAGGAATTGGAAAAATGGTAAGCTATGGTAACAAACTTGATGTTGACGATGCTGATTTGATGGACTACTTCATACACGATGAAAGCATAAAGGTTGTTACTTTTTACATAGAAGGTGTAAAAGAAGGAAGAAAATTCATTGAAGCTGCAAAGAGGATAACAAAAGTAAAACCAGTGATAGCTCTCAAGAGCGGAAGAACCGAATACGGTGCCAAAGCAGCCTCATCCCACACTGGATCATTAGCTGGAGCAGATACAATATATGATGCTGTGTTTAAGCAAACTGGAATTCTGAGGGCAGAGGACTTTGAACACATGTTCGACGTCGCAAAGGCCTTCGCAAAGTGCAAACTTCCAAAAGGAGACAGAATTGGAATCATTACTGATGGTGGTGGAGCAGGAGTTATGGCAAGTGATGCTGTGGCAAAATTTGGACTCAAAATGGCTGAGCTTAGTGAAGAAACCATCAAATACCTAAAAGAGCACTTCCCACCACACGCCGTAGCTGGCAATCCAACTGACGTAGTAGGTGATACTGACGCTCAGAGATACAAATACGCTATTGAGGCCTTTGTAAACGACCCCAACGTAGACGCAATAGTTATAATAGTCCTCTTCCAAGTACCATTGTTAAACGAAGAAGAGATCATAGAAATTCTTGCAGATTACGCAAAGAAGAGTGAGAAACCAATAGTGGCAGTTGCAATGGGTGGTAAAAAGACAGAGTACTATGCAAAGATACTCGAGGATAAAGGAGTGCCAGTATATCCCACACCCGAGAGAGGAGTTAGGGCAATAGCTGGACTCGTCCAATATGCAAAATACTTAGAAAAATTAAATGAGGAGTGA
- a CDS encoding PadR family transcriptional regulator: MERPKYKGHLKLLILYLLKEKPQHGYGIMSELENRYGIPSPSAGAIYPILSSLKRNGLIEAAGEGKREKKLYQITDKGIEYLDEHKDELFEVIRMIESFKEFRSLGGNELKEVIKEVLRVLPSLTREQKMALSNEIMEFTRRIRLIILGGK, encoded by the coding sequence ATGGAAAGACCAAAATATAAAGGTCATCTTAAGCTCCTTATCCTTTATCTGCTAAAGGAAAAGCCACAACATGGATATGGGATAATGTCCGAGCTTGAAAATAGATATGGGATCCCAAGTCCAAGTGCGGGGGCTATATATCCTATTTTATCAAGTTTAAAAAGGAATGGCCTGATTGAAGCGGCTGGGGAAGGTAAAAGAGAGAAGAAACTCTATCAAATAACAGATAAAGGAATAGAATATCTCGATGAGCATAAAGATGAACTCTTTGAAGTTATCAGGATGATAGAATCCTTTAAGGAATTTAGAAGTCTTGGAGGAAATGAACTCAAAGAGGTAATTAAAGAAGTTCTAAGGGTTCTCCCATCGCTCACCAGAGAGCAAAAAATGGCACTTTCAAACGAGATCATGGAGTTCACGAGAAGAATTAGGTTAATAATTTTGGGGGGGAAATAG